Genomic window (Egicoccus halophilus):
CGAGGTGCTGTTCGCCCAGCGTCCCGAGGACGGGCAGGCGGCCATGGTGACCTATCAGGAGAACCTGCAGCAGACCATCGACCGCTTCGCCGAGTACCAGGCCCTCAGCAACGGCTACCCCGGTGAGCAGGAGATCTGGGACCGCTACGCCCAGGACCACGCCGCCTGGGAGCGCGAGGGTGCGCGCCTGGTCGCGTTGGCCTCGAGCGGGGCCGACACCGCCGAGATCCTCGCCACCTACAGCGGCCTCAACGCGGCGTTCGACACCTTCCGTGCGAACATCGACACGCTCAGCAGCGACATCTACGAGCCACTGCTCGAGGCCTACCCGGCCGAACTGGCCGAGACCAGCCAGAAGGTCGCCTGGGGCATGTATCTCGCCATCGCGCTGGCACTGCTCGTCGGTGGCGGCCTGTCGTGGTACGTCTCGCGTCAGGTCGCCCGCCAGGTGGCGCAGACGGCGGGTCGCCTCGGTGCCTCGTCCGACGAACTCGCCGCGGTGTCCGGACAGGTCGCGGCGGCGTCGAGGGAGACCGCGGCGCAGTCGAACGTGGTGGCGGCCGCTGGTGAGCAGGTGAGCTCCAACGTGCAGACGGTGGCGACGGCGGTGGAGGAGATGTCGGCCAGCGTGCGGGAGATCGCGTCGTCGTCGGCGGAGGCGAGTCGGGTGGCGTCGGAGGCGGTGCGTTCGGCGGAGTTGTCCAACGAGAAGGTCGCGGCGTTGGGGGTGTCGAGTGCGGAGATCGGCAAGGTCATCGAGGTGATCACCTCGATCGCGGAGCAGACCAACCTGTTGGCCCTCAACGCCACCATCGAGGCGGCGCGTGCGGGTGAGGCGGGCAAGGGCTTCGCGGTGGTCGCCGGTGAGGTCAAGGAGCTCGCGAACCAGACCGCGAAGGCGACGGGGGAGATCTCGTCGCGGATCGCGGCCATCCAGAGCGACTCCGACGAGGCGGTCGTCGCGATCGGGCAGATCACCGAGGTCATCGCACGGATCGCGGACATGCAGAACACGATCGCGAGCGCGGTGGAGGAGCAGACCGCGACGACCAACGAGATCTCGCGCAGCGTCAACGAGGCGGCGCGAGGGTCCTCGGAGATCGCGGAGAACATCGTGTCGGTGGCGCAGGCGGCCGGTGACACGTCCCAGGGTGCGTCGCGCACCCAGCAGGCCGCGGCGGAGCTGCGGGAGGTGGCCGACGGGTTGCAGGCGCTGGTCGACGGTGCCGGCAAGGCCTCGACGTCGGACGCGACGACCCGTGGTGGCGACGGGGCGTCGGCCACGCTGTCGGCCGGGTCGCTGGCGCCGTTCGAGGTACCGGTGCCGCCGGTGACCAACGGCAACGGCAGCGGCAACGGCAACGGACACGGCGGCAACGGACACGGCGGCAACGGGTCGGCCGGGAGCTACCTCGGCTGACGCACGCCCGACCTCGCGGTGCATCCGGGCCGGCCGTTCCAGGCCGGCCCGGTGGCATGTCCGCGACCAGCCGAGCACCCGAGTCCCGCATCCGAGGGACGAAGGTCCCGAATCCACGCACATCCGTGGAGTGCGCCGGTACCTGGCCGACGGGTGCGGTGATCGGGAGTGAAGACGTCGCTCCCCAGCGGGCCCGGGCCCGCCTTCTCGGGAAAGGTCCTGCTCGTGCTCGCGCGCGTCTCGTTGCACAAGAAGATGTTGCTGCCGTCGGTCACCACGGTGGTGCTGTTCGGCCTGCTCACGGTCTGGTTGCTGGTCGGGCTCGGGCGTACCGCCGAGGACCTCAAGCAGCTCTACTACCGCGAGTACCTGCTGACGGAGGCGGCGCTCAGTGCCTCGGTCGTGCTCGGTGACCTCGATGGTGGGTTCTCGCGCGCGATCTACAGTGACGATCCCAACGTCCGGCGTGCCGCGGCGGAGGGCTTCGCCGGTGCGACGACGCAGATGCACGACGAGCTGCAGCGGCTCGACGACGGTGATCTGGACCCTGCGGAGCGGGCGCTGTTCGACCGCTTCGTCGCCGACTACACCGAAGCCGAGCAGGTCTGGGGCACCGGACTCGAGCTCGCGGCCGCAGGCGACCTCGCCGCTGCGCGCGACCAGGACGCCGCCGCGGTCGCGGCCTGGGAGCAGACGGCCGCCGTGGTCGGGGAACTGGTCGAGGAACTGGTCGCGGACGGCCAGGCGACCTATCGGGCGGCCGAGGCGAACTACGCCGAGCTGCGTTCGGCCGCCATCGCCGTGGCCGCCCTGACCGCGCTGTTGGCCCT
Coding sequences:
- a CDS encoding methyl-accepting chemotaxis protein — its product is MFQRIGIQARLLTLSGVLLVAATATAAVGIVSTSGMAARTDDFVRHDVNASEQLLNIDRDAYQAQKALGEVLFAQRPEDGQAAMVTYQENLQQTIDRFAEYQALSNGYPGEQEIWDRYAQDHAAWEREGARLVALASSGADTAEILATYSGLNAAFDTFRANIDTLSSDIYEPLLEAYPAELAETSQKVAWGMYLAIALALLVGGGLSWYVSRQVARQVAQTAGRLGASSDELAAVSGQVAAASRETAAQSNVVAAAGEQVSSNVQTVATAVEEMSASVREIASSSAEASRVASEAVRSAELSNEKVAALGVSSAEIGKVIEVITSIAEQTNLLALNATIEAARAGEAGKGFAVVAGEVKELANQTAKATGEISSRIAAIQSDSDEAVVAIGQITEVIARIADMQNTIASAVEEQTATTNEISRSVNEAARGSSEIAENIVSVAQAAGDTSQGASRTQQAAAELREVADGLQALVDGAGKASTSDATTRGGDGASATLSAGSLAPFEVPVPPVTNGNGSGNGNGHGGNGHGGNGSAGSYLG